ttattcattgtgtctattttcaaactccctcataggcagcaagtttcaggtcattgccactcgctgtgtaaaaacataaatctcatatcacctcatatctcctgtaccttttacatacaaacttggaacaggccactcggcccctcgagcctgctcagtatTCAATAAGATTgcagctgatctcattctaacgttaactccacattcctgcctacccctgatgacctttcacctccttgctcatcaagaatctatccagctctgccttaaaaatattcaaggactctgcttccactgcctttaaggaagtgagttccaaagtcttacaaccctcgagaataaaaaaatcctcatctctgtaaggttttcgggcaattcggccctttttggactgcccaagaataaaacccagagactgtaaactggacatttgtcagccaaaagaacgtaaccagatttcccagcaggcttggtccgctgagctgagtaggggcataggtatttacaaaccccccccaggagctacaaggaagaaggagccagacaactagataagattaaacacagagacataggggcatggtaatgctgtaaggggcctgcctgcaagcaggacaatgggatggtcatagccccatgcagatgtaaatgactttgcctccaccagagcagaatccaatcaacaccccatcaacatagcagcgatctccagagcagatggaagactgaaaatcttcacaagggagctcaacctcgttatctcaaaaagcagactggaggcggacctaggggaggtactcctatcttgacaggtctgacaggctcaaagggggcaggaccagcgggaaatttaaaccttatggattcaatgcaaaagtggctggccgaacacaggaaaaagccaggtaaaacggatataaaagaggctgtgtttcgattgagggtctcttggcttgacctctccacctttgacttgacctcctgcagcctgtgactgtaagtaccctgcagcagcttgcgaaactcccttgaccttgatagtggttgaggctttggggaaggggacttgatttgtgttctgtgtcattgctaaaactgtgtaacaataagattttacgttgtgtccgttatagtactttctgaatagacttagtttgtgttagagtttaagattttattataatttcttctgtttgatgattttgacctgggttttgcaataaaccttgatttgctgataattggagtcgtttaaattcttcaatctctcaccagcgatctctgaccaagtcattgttaagatattcctcaccttaattccgggttcgagaatctagggtcatcttgaacgattcactcagtacaggctgctggttaggtaataaacagcagtgtcctattctctctcttgggaaagctactccagcgaagtaggaaccgggtgggtgttgcaccaccggcaagagagagaatcacctgggcattggtgggggtctggatatctgtgtgatataagcctcaggcttccggttagggataaacggcaggcttgattcagtgctctcttccgtggaggtgtcccagtgcggcatcccctggcctctgaagtttcagtgccagctgaagagagacacacacagatactcaaaccccagatatcggcccaggagtggagtagcagagatggcaccctctacatctccatctgaaatgggtgaccccttattttgcaacagtggtgccctcgttctcgattccctcacaagaggaaacatcctctccacatccaccctgtcaaaacccctcaggatctcatatagatcaatccaggttttacccaaaactttaaatctttgTCCCTGGACGattagtgaatggaaacagagtttctttgtccacctgatggaaacctggcataatcttgagttcctgaatcaaatctcccctcaaccttctttgctggaaccattctgctaaatctcctctgcaccttctccaagaaccttcagatccttcctgaaaagtggtgaccagagctttagaaaGATTCATCGAATagaattggaatcatagaattcctacagtgcaggaggccactcagcccatcgagtctgcactgattcgctgaaaggacaccctgcctcggtccacacccccaccctgttccTGTAACTCCATAGCCCCacataacctgcgcatccctggacactaaggggcaatttatcaaggccaatccacctaactttcccttcattggactgttggaggaaacctgagcaccgggtggaaacccatgccgacacggggaggaaatgcagaccccccacagacagtcaccaaggccggaattgaacccgggtccctggcactgtgaggcagcagtgctaaccactgtgccaccagaagcatagttttggtgtcaatattactgtttatgaagctcaagatcgaatttgctttgccaactgctcTCTTAGTATGTCTGTaggtatacaaaatccctcttcacctctttctctcttctcccaaagaggccagttgggtttttatgacaatccagcagttttcatgctcactttttcccagtgtcggccccacaaatgaccagattcattcagctcaatttcacaacctgcctttgtgtttctgtgggttctctctcactccctattttctgttttcaatcattttcacagggtgttcgaaggagaGGATTcgaagtccggaaactcaaaccaagcatcacataaggatctgacagagtcctcaatttatcatatcctgaatatcaaagtactttgaacatggaaggaaaaagcatcgttcacagtggggagaaaccgtacacgtgttgtgtgtgtggacgaggattcagtcgatcatcaggcctcacaagccacaaatgcagtcacactgaggagaaaccatggaaatgtgcggactgtgggaaaggattcacttccccatcccagctggaaactcatcgacgcagtcacactgggcagagaccattcgcctgcgctgagtgtggggagggattcactcggttatccactctgtccacacaccaacgagttcacactggggagagaccattcacctgccccaagtgtgggaagggattcactgagtcatccgctctgtccagacaccagcgaattcacactggggagagaccattcacctgctcagagtgtgagaagggattcagtgattcatccaacctgcggaaacaccagcgaattcacactggggagaggccgttcacctgctctcagtgtgggaagggatttgctatttcagcccacttgctgagacaccagaaagttcacactgatgagagaccgcttaaatgtccagactgcgggaagtgctataaaagttctgggaatctgatgagccatcaacgtattcacactgacgagagaccgttcaggtgctctcactgcgggactgggtttagACGATCATGtgacctcactgcacatcagcgaattcacactgaggagaggccattcacctgcgccgagtgtgggaagggattcactcagtcatccaacctgtccacacaccagagaattcacactggggagacgccattcgcctgcgccgagtgtgggaagggattcactcagtcatccgctctgtccacacaccagcgagttcacacaggggagagaccattcacctgctcagagtgtgggaagggattcactcggtcattcgctctgtccacacaccagcgagttcacactggggagagaccgttcacctgctccgagtgtgggaagggattcaccacttcacccaacttgctgagacaccaacgtggccacaagtaaccacagtgattggattttgctgtttctcacattcaggactgaaccatattcatttgggtctctttctgctgataa
This portion of the Scyliorhinus torazame isolate Kashiwa2021f chromosome 5, sScyTor2.1, whole genome shotgun sequence genome encodes:
- the LOC140419562 gene encoding uncharacterized protein produces the protein MEGKSIVHSGEKPYTCCVCGRGFSRSSGLTSHKCSHTEEKPWKCADCGKGFTSPSQLETHRRSHTGQRPFACAECGEGFTRLSTLSTHQRVHTGERPFTCPKCGKGFTESSALSRHQRIHTGERPFTCSECEKGFSDSSNLRKHQRIHTGERPFTCSQCGKGFAISAHLLRHQKVHTDERPLKCPDCGKCYKSSGNLMSHQRIHTDERPFRCSHCGTGFRRSCDLTAHQRIHTEERPFTCAECGKGFTQSSNLSTHQRIHTGETPFACAECGKGFTQSSALSTHQRVHTGERPFTCSECGKGFTRSFALSTHQRVHTGERPFTCSECGKGFTTSPNLLRHQRGHK